A genome region from Natranaeroarchaeum sulfidigenes includes the following:
- a CDS encoding metal-dependent hydrolase translates to MNKKGHVLNAVFLSIGLAYLLEPAGDETTFIAMVAIGIPVTLGALFPDVDTDFGKHRKTLHNLPILALFVAFPYFFDGNLQYVWIGVLTHYVLDIAGSKRGIALFYPIWKKEFGLPIGVAVSSNRSTLMTIVVTLAELVVAALIIYDVPLMALDAARSSVGI, encoded by the coding sequence ATGAATAAAAAAGGACACGTGCTCAACGCCGTCTTCCTGAGCATCGGTCTCGCGTACCTGCTCGAGCCCGCTGGTGACGAGACAACGTTTATTGCGATGGTCGCAATCGGTATTCCCGTCACACTCGGCGCACTGTTTCCGGACGTCGACACTGACTTCGGAAAACACCGCAAGACGCTGCACAACCTCCCAATACTGGCTCTGTTCGTTGCGTTCCCGTACTTCTTTGACGGGAACCTTCAGTACGTCTGGATCGGTGTGCTGACGCACTATGTCCTCGATATCGCGGGGAGCAAGCGTGGCATTGCGCTGTTTTACCCGATCTGGAAGAAGGAGTTCGGTCTCCCGATCGGCGTCGCGGTGAGTAGCAATCGTTCGACGCTGATGACGATCGTGGTTACGCTGGCAGAACTCGTCGTCGCGGCACTGATCATCTACGATGTCCCGCTGATGGCGCTCGACGCTGCCCGGTCGTCGGTCGGCATCTAG
- a CDS encoding CinA family protein has protein sequence MSDPDDSTKPPGATLAAELGDQLREQDATIATAESCTGGLMGAALTAVPGSSDYFDRALVTYAYDAKRQLLGVNREDLDDHGAVSEPVARQMASGVRDTADVTWGVGITGVAGPGGGTEETPVGTVYLGVAYAGPWETNESYTTVSRYEFEGDRSAVRSATVQQALEDVLAELRLVSGL, from the coding sequence ATGAGCGATCCTGACGACAGCACGAAACCGCCGGGGGCTACTCTCGCCGCCGAACTCGGTGACCAGCTTCGTGAGCAAGACGCCACGATTGCCACCGCAGAATCGTGTACTGGAGGACTCATGGGAGCAGCGCTGACGGCAGTCCCCGGCTCCAGTGACTACTTCGACCGTGCGCTGGTAACCTACGCCTACGACGCCAAGCGGCAGCTGCTGGGGGTCAACCGGGAGGACCTCGACGATCATGGGGCGGTCAGCGAACCGGTTGCTCGACAGATGGCCAGCGGTGTTCGGGATACTGCAGACGTAACCTGGGGTGTTGGGATAACCGGCGTCGCGGGGCCGGGCGGCGGAACCGAGGAGACCCCTGTCGGGACGGTGTATCTCGGCGTCGCGTACGCCGGTCCGTGGGAGACGAACGAGTCGTACACAACGGTCTCACGCTACGAATTCGAGGGAGATCGGTCGGCAGTCCGATCAGCAACCGTCCAGCAGGCGCTGGAAGATGTGCTCGCGGAACTACGGTTGGTATCCGGTCTGTAA
- a CDS encoding bacteriorhodopsin gives MTQPEIFEAVQDDALLSASFWVNIALAGLSILLFVYMGRNVKDPRAQLIFVATLMVPLVSISSYTGLVSGLTISFLEMPAGHALAGEEVLTMWGRYLTWALSTPMILLALGLLAGSNATDLFTILVADISMCVTGLAAALTVSSHGLRWFWYFISCMFFLVVLYVLLVKWPEDAKANGTAEIFNTLKILTVAMWLGYPIFWALGAEGIAVLDVAITSWAYSGLDIVAKYIFAFLLLNWVAKNESVIADMPSVGVDRSGASGAAPADD, from the coding sequence ATGACACAGCCAGAAATCTTCGAGGCAGTACAGGATGACGCGCTGCTGAGCGCCTCGTTCTGGGTAAACATCGCGCTTGCCGGCCTCTCGATCCTGCTGTTCGTGTATATGGGTCGTAACGTCAAAGATCCACGCGCGCAGCTGATTTTCGTGGCGACGCTGATGGTCCCGCTTGTCTCAATCTCCAGTTATACTGGGCTCGTGTCCGGACTGACAATCAGTTTCCTGGAGATGCCGGCGGGGCACGCACTCGCGGGCGAAGAGGTACTCACCATGTGGGGTCGCTACCTCACCTGGGCACTGTCGACTCCGATGATCCTGCTCGCACTCGGTCTGCTTGCAGGCTCTAACGCGACGGATCTGTTCACGATCCTTGTTGCGGACATCAGCATGTGTGTGACCGGGCTTGCAGCTGCACTGACCGTGTCTTCACACGGCCTGCGCTGGTTCTGGTACTTCATCAGCTGCATGTTCTTCCTGGTCGTCCTCTACGTCCTGCTGGTCAAGTGGCCGGAGGACGCCAAAGCGAACGGGACGGCTGAAATCTTCAACACGCTGAAGATCCTCACGGTCGCGATGTGGCTCGGCTACCCGATCTTCTGGGCGCTCGGCGCCGAGGGGATCGCCGTGCTCGACGTCGCGATCACCTCGTGGGCCTACAGCGGGCTCGACATCGTCGCGAAGTACATCTTCGCGTTCCTGCTGCTGAACTGGGTCGCGAAGAACGAGTCGGTCATTGCGGACATGCCGTCGGTCGGCGTCGACCGCTCCGGGGCGTCCGGCGCGGCCCCTGCTGACGACTGA
- a CDS encoding Brp/Blh family beta-carotene 15,15'-dioxygenase → MSDTSSPTAERLTTALAGRRLEGAARLALLPGWITLLATSVVVTVVGTEIPLSIQLAPLFLSVLLLGLPHGAVDHLVTPRARGTGLTARSLAEVGLVYALLGGGYAVVWFLSPAAAFVFFILLTWFHWGQGDVHPLRELVGVTHVRGPGGTALTALVRGGAPMLVPLVAFPGEYRRVAEWIVGVVDPGAVGALDPFFTTEARLLVAVVYGSLVVTALGLGWIRASNTRPWRIDAAETGLLVVFFATVPPLLAIGLYFCFWHSLRHIVRFLLLDDRIAASVDDGAVVAPMARFARDAAPLTALSLVFAVALYLLLPGAAADPGSLMGVYLVFIAVLTLPHVAFVSVLDYYDGFWR, encoded by the coding sequence ATGAGTGACACTTCCAGCCCTACTGCAGAGCGACTCACAACAGCCCTTGCTGGACGGCGGTTAGAGGGGGCCGCCAGACTGGCGCTTCTTCCGGGCTGGATCACGCTCCTTGCGACCTCCGTCGTTGTCACGGTCGTCGGCACGGAGATTCCGCTTTCGATACAGTTAGCCCCACTATTCTTGAGCGTCCTCCTGCTGGGACTTCCCCACGGTGCGGTCGACCATCTCGTCACTCCCCGTGCGAGAGGGACGGGACTGACCGCCCGCTCACTGGCGGAGGTCGGGCTCGTGTACGCACTGCTCGGTGGGGGGTACGCGGTGGTCTGGTTTCTCTCGCCTGCCGCCGCGTTCGTCTTCTTCATCCTGCTCACCTGGTTTCACTGGGGACAGGGTGACGTGCACCCGCTTCGGGAACTCGTCGGTGTCACACACGTCCGGGGTCCCGGCGGGACGGCACTGACCGCCCTCGTCCGCGGCGGCGCACCCATGCTGGTGCCGCTGGTCGCGTTCCCCGGCGAGTACCGACGCGTCGCCGAGTGGATCGTCGGCGTAGTCGACCCGGGTGCCGTCGGTGCACTCGATCCATTCTTCACTACCGAAGCGCGCCTTCTCGTCGCCGTCGTGTACGGCTCGCTCGTCGTCACTGCACTCGGGCTGGGGTGGATTCGTGCGTCGAACACGCGTCCGTGGCGGATCGACGCCGCCGAAACCGGATTGCTGGTCGTGTTTTTTGCTACCGTCCCACCACTGCTTGCGATCGGCCTGTACTTCTGTTTCTGGCACTCGCTCCGGCACATCGTCCGATTTTTGCTGCTTGACGACCGGATTGCGGCGTCCGTGGACGACGGGGCTGTCGTGGCCCCGATGGCCCGGTTTGCCCGCGACGCTGCCCCGCTGACGGCGCTCTCACTCGTGTTTGCCGTCGCGCTCTACCTGTTGCTGCCGGGAGCCGCAGCCGACCCCGGGAGCCTAATGGGGGTCTATCTGGTCTTTATCGCCGTGCTGACGCTCCCACACGTCGCCTTCGTTTCCGTCCTCGATTACTACGATGGGTTCTGGCGATGA
- a CDS encoding PHP-associated domain-containing protein: MTERDGTRVDCHVKILDEGVAERAKARGIDVLVYAPHFMPLPEIERRADRFSDDELLVVPAREVFTGPWRERKHVLALGLSDPIPDFISLDGAMAELDRQDATVIVPHPEFLTVGLAEDDILAHRERIDAVEVYNLKHWQRHTTRAREIARTVDAPVTASSYAHLPGSVGLAWTTFDRDIRTEAELCTALQDGVSRQACRRRGWSHRLQSVAEFAHLGWENTGKKFDRIVLSETEPTHPTRSLYASRFDDVSAY, encoded by the coding sequence GTGACCGAACGCGATGGGACCCGGGTCGATTGCCACGTGAAAATACTCGACGAAGGTGTCGCCGAGCGGGCAAAGGCACGCGGGATCGACGTACTCGTGTACGCTCCTCATTTCATGCCCTTGCCCGAGATAGAGCGCCGGGCGGATCGGTTCTCGGACGATGAACTCCTCGTTGTCCCCGCCCGCGAGGTGTTTACCGGCCCCTGGCGCGAGCGCAAACACGTCCTCGCACTGGGACTGTCCGATCCCATCCCCGACTTCATCTCGCTCGATGGTGCGATGGCTGAACTCGATCGGCAGGACGCCACTGTGATCGTCCCTCACCCCGAGTTTCTCACGGTTGGACTGGCCGAAGACGATATCCTGGCCCACCGTGAGCGGATCGACGCGGTCGAGGTGTACAATCTGAAACACTGGCAACGACACACCACCCGGGCCCGCGAGATTGCGCGGACCGTCGACGCTCCGGTTACCGCGTCGTCGTACGCGCATCTCCCTGGCTCTGTCGGCTTGGCATGGACGACGTTCGATCGCGATATCCGGACCGAAGCCGAGCTGTGCACTGCGCTGCAGGACGGCGTCTCACGGCAGGCCTGTCGTCGTCGGGGGTGGAGCCACCGGCTCCAGTCGGTCGCGGAGTTCGCCCATCTCGGCTGGGAGAACACCGGGAAGAAGTTCGATCGAATCGTCCTCTCGGAGACCGAGCCAACACACCCGACACGATCGCTCTATGCGAGTCGGTTCGACGACGTCTCGGCATACTAG